From one Colletotrichum destructivum chromosome 3, complete sequence genomic stretch:
- a CDS encoding Putative RTA-like protein, with translation MSEQRAGGGYVDPNFPNPGGKWDTPIIIYGYTPSFALAVLADVFFFLLLVVQTWQVVRHRSWYFVTVPVGLLFEIVGYVARSLSARANPYNLIYFILNYFFIVTAPVFLAAGVYTVLSALIHRLGRGFSPLPPKVVLWFFITSDVIATITQISGAALIGVKQSRREDPTTANNILLAGLAYQVFSIGCFVITTSVFLFRARHAIKEHRLTAFVAAFAAATLLIYLRTCFRLAETAEGLGGELYSNEVYFGVLEFAPVVLAVILLSVWHPGRCVARKVSGDVGDVEKSKVRSNESVQK, from the exons ATGAGTGAACAAAGAG ccggcggcggctatGTCGACCCGAACTTCCCTAATCCCGGCGGCAAATGGGACAcgcccatcatcatctaCGGCTACACGCCGTCCTTcgcgctcgccgtcctcgccgacgtgttttttttcctcctcctcgtcgtccaaaCGTGGCAGGTCGTCCGCCACCGCAGCTGGTACTTCGTCACCGTGCCCGTCGGCCTTCTCTTCGAGATCGTCGGCTACGTCGCGCGCTCCCTCTCGGCCCGCGCAAACCCGTACAACCTCATCTACTTCATCCTCAACTacttcttcatcgtcacggcgcccgtcttcctcgccgcgggcGTCTACACCGTCCTCTCGGCCCTCATCCACCGCCTAGGGCGCGGGTtctcgccgctgccgcccaagGTCGTGCTCTGGTTCTTCATCACCTCGGACGTCATCGCGACCATCACGCAGATCTCGGGCGCCGCGCTGATCGGCGTCAAGCAGTCGCGCCGCGAGgacccgacgacggcgaacaACATCCTGCTCGCCGGGCTGGCGTACCAGGTGTTCTCAATCGGGTGCTTCGTCATCACGACGTCGGTGTTCCTGTTCAGGGCCAGGCACGCCATCAAGGAACACAGACTGACGGCTTTTGTTGCGGCGTTCGCGGCGGCCACGTTGCTCATCTACCTGCGCACTTGCTTCCGTCTCGCCGAGACCGCGGAGGGCCTCGGAGGGGAGCTATACTCGAACGAGGTCTACTTCGGCGTGCTCGAATTTGCGCCCGTGGTGCTGGCCGTCATTCTGCTGTCTGTCTGGCACCCTGGCAGATGCGTCGCCAGGAAGGTCTCCGGGGACGTTGGTGATGTTGAGAAGAGTAAGGTCCGCAGCAACGAGTCAGTTCAGAAGTAG
- a CDS encoding Putative alpha/beta hydrolase-3, lipase, GDXG serine active, which produces MASLTIQERDGRSIRMRLLQIAIKPFRPMLVSPRKTPPTADRLTVPKKIKRHYCVTERKADGIWVYNLTQNSQNPARDPSPEHCHRRILYFAGGSWQMPPSKAHWAFCAELVRRMEGTKVTIISCPLAPEHPVSTAFPHIERVYKQLMTESTKAGEKVVVAGDSSGGNLALSLVAWTLKTQENESYNAPVAVLAICPTTDLRHDHPKIQQVEKLDPLHTLESVRSTAKAWCPGLRKLSSDEKGTTDWTFDDPRVSPIQADLRLFGRHNVSVHGVIGSRDILAPEAVVFRDKCEKHGLSGEWLCWNGQMHCFPLTFRYGLREGRQGMDWIISVLRKH; this is translated from the coding sequence ATGGCGAGTTTGACCATTCAAGAGAGGGATGGGAGATCCATAAGGATGCGATTATTGCAAATCGCCATCAAGCCTTTCCGACCCATGCTCGTCTCGCCCAGAAAGACGCCTCCGACGGCCGATCGGTTGACTGTGCCGAAAAAGATCAAGAGGCACTACTGTGTTACCGAGAGAAAAGCCGATGGGATCTGGGTGTACAACTTGACACAAAACTCACAGAATCCAGCGCGAGACCCCTCCCCGGAGCATTGCCACCGACGAATCTTGTACTTCGCTGGCGGGAGCTGGCAGATGCCTCCGAGTAAGGCTCACTGGGCTTTCTGCGCCGAGTTGGTCCGCCGGATGGAGGGTACCAAGGTCACGATCATTTCTTGCCCTCTGGCGCCGGAGCATCCAGTCTCGACAGCCTTCCCCCACATTGAAAGGGTCTACAAACAACTCATGACGGAGTCGACAAAGGCCGGTGAGAAGGTGGTCGTTGCAGGCGATAGCTCTGGGGGGAACCTCGCATTGAGCCTCGTCGCCTGGACGCTAAAGACACAGGAAAACGAGAGTTACAACGCGCCCGTGGCTGTCTTGGCAATCTGTCCGACTACAGATCTTCGTCACGACCACCCAAAGATTCAAcaggtcgagaagctggatCCTCTTCACACACTCGAGTCCGTGAGGTCGACTGCAAAGGCTTGGTGCCCTGGGCTCCGGAAATTGAGTTCCGACGAAAAGGGGACCACAGACTGGACTTTCGATGACCCAAGAGTCTCCCCGATTCAAGCAGACCTCCGTCTCTTTGGCCGGCATAATGTTAGCGTGCATGGGGTGATTGGGTCCCGCGACATTTTGGCTCCAGAGGCCGTCGTGTTCCGGGATAAGTGTGAGAAGCATGGTTTGTCGGGAGAATGGCTGTGTTGGAATGGCCAAATGCATTGTTTCCCATTGACTTTTAGATACGGCCTCAGGGAGGGAAGGCAGGGTATGGATTGGATCATCAGCGTTCTCAGGAAGCACTGA
- a CDS encoding Putative ubiquitin-conjugating enzyme E2, ubiquitin-conjugating enzyme/RWD: protein MAQSTAHRRLLQEYRALTNNPPEGITAGPVSEDDLLHWEALIQGPEGTPFEGGVFPAELKFPKDYPLAPPTMKFLVDMWHPNIYPSGLVCISILHPPGDDPNHYEHASERWSPIQSVEKILISVMSMLAEPNDESPANVEAAKMWRERRADYEQKVRDGVRRSLGL, encoded by the exons ATGGCCCAGTCCAccgcccaccgccgcctcctccaggAATACCGCGCCCTGACGAACAACCCGCCCGAGGGCATCACCGCCGGCCCAGTCTCCGAGGATGACCTCCTGCACTGGGAGGCCTTGATCCAGGGCCCTGAGGGCACCCCcttcgagggcggcgtcttccccgCCGAGCTCAAGTTCCCCAAGGACTACCCCCTCGCCCCGCCGACCATGAagttcctcgtcgacatgTGGCACCCCAACA TCTACCCCAGCGGCCTCGTCTGCATCTCCATCCTTCACCCGCCCGGCGACGACCCCAACCACTACGAGCACGCCTCGGAGCGCTGGTCCCCCATCCAGTCCGTCGAGAAAATCCTCATCTCTGTCATGAGCATGCTCGCCGAGCCCAACGACGAGAGCCCagccaacgtcgaggccgccaagatgtGGCGCGAGCGCCGCGCCGACTATGAACAGAAGgtccgcgacggcgtgcgGCGGTCGCTGGGCTTATAG
- a CDS encoding Putative FAD-binding domain, FAD/NAD(P)-binding domain superfamily encodes MGFKVIIVGGSVAGLSLANMLEQLNIDYTLLEAYPEIAPQVGASIGLLPNGFRILDQLGCYEPILDIAGDFHLKSSFRQSDGKAIGPPSSAATHHLERRTGYASIFIDRQMLLQVLYDNLKQKDRVVPEKRVNSIELIDGGVLVHTKDGSVYEGDIVVGADGIHSTVRQEMWRIGHQQSPGYFPQDEHSRVPVATRCIFGISKRPSNLPAGTQQMVHNMGWSYLIVGAPGNRTYWFLFEGVGETKYGKDIPRYTKEDTETLAMAHLKDLIYDNVTFGDIYKNRIMATLVPLEEYVFEKWHYKRIVCIGDASHKIDPISGQGGNGAIEAAAILTNALSDMLERNPKSQSAAVVEEALAQVHANRHARAKDLVASGHQLQQILTGRSPVSKPVIKYVIPLMKEDGFLSTAVPICKASHHVHRLPMPNRPRLVPFDDELPARPLNNKTASKVVTLLAFGSLAALLARSGGLAHLSTLLDGFRSQARLASAGVSGVSLAQGFSGLPSIVSAGSLIQDVQFRSNLFSALAIWLAEGHRVGNRLSVLLWPSLSGAAFTAFGANAIMPLLGLGLVLRGSNALDGRHVPVDSAKSILPSVIAGYAIPTILAALPVRDPQLRQAVTLVASTAPIYCAALVNGISSVFQRVRDVIRPPKPAAEKGEVKLTEQEDFVAMYQKKDVAPLKLTYAFAAGVCATVHVVSTIYAWSGSSAASSPVAGGNVLFGLAAVAQTLYLAWTLRYEGFVTTKQAILGGLGSVASSLLVGPGAALSGFFYWREHVMSSLGN; translated from the exons ATGGGTTTCAaagtcatcatcgtcggcggcagcgtcgccggcctgtcgCTCGCCAACATGCTCGAGCAGCTTAACATCGACTACACCCTCCTGGAGGCGTACCCCGAGATCGCGCCCCAGGTCGGCGCCAGCATCGGCCTGCTGCCCAACGGCTTCCGGatcctcgaccagctcggATGCTACGAGCCGATCCTGGACATTGCCGGGGACTTTCACCTGAAGTCCTCCTTTCGTCAATCAGACGGCAAGGCCATCGGCCCACCCAGCAGCGCCGCTACTCACCACTTGGAACGTCG GACCGGGTACGCTTCCATTTTCATCGACAGACAGATGCTCCTTCAAGTCCTTTACGACAACTTGAAGCAAAAGGACAGGGTAGTTCCGGAGAAGAGGGTGAACAGCATCGAGCTTATCGACGGGGGCGTGCTTGTCCACACAAAAGACGGCTCCGTTTACGAGGgagacatcgtcgtcggagcGGACGGCATCCACAGCACCGTGAGACAGGAAATGTGGCGGATCGGTCACCAGCAAAGCCCTGGTTACTTTCCCCAAGACGAACACTCCA GAGTACCCGTCGCCACACGTTGCATTTTCGGCATCTCCAAGCGCCCTTCCAACCTGCCGGCCGGCACCCAGCAGATGGTCCACAACATGGGCTGGAGCTACCTCATTGTCGGCGCGCCCGGCAACCGGACCTACTGGTTCCTATTCGAAGGGGTTGGCGAGACCAAGTACGGCAAGGACATCCCGCGGTACACCAAGGAGGACACGGAGACGCTGGCTATGGCGCACCTGAAGGACCTGATCTACGACAACGTGACGTTTGGGGACATTTACAAGAACCGCATCATGGCCACGCTGGTGCCGCTCGAGGAGTACGTCTTTGAGAAGTGGCACTACAAGCGGATCGTCTGCATCGGGGATGCCAGTCACAAG ATCGACCCCATCTCGGGCCAGGGAGGCAacggcgccatcgaggccgccgcgatCCTCACCAACGCCCTGAGCGACATGCTGGAAAGGAACCCCAAGAGCCAGTCCGCCGCagtcgtcgaggaggcgttAGCCCAGGTCCACGCCAATCGCCACGCCCGGGCcaaggacctcgtcgccAGCGGCCACCAGCTCCAGCAGATCCTCACCGGCCGTTCGCCCGTATCCAAGCCGGTCATCAAGTACGTGATCCCGCTCATGAAGGAGGACGGGTTCCTCAGCACGGCGGTGCCCATCTGCAAGGCGAGCCACCACGTCCACCGCCTGCCGATGCCCAACAGGCCGCGCCTCGTGCcctttgacgacgagctcCCCGCGCGGCCCCTCAACAACAAGACGGCCTCCAAGGTCGTCACGCTGTTGGCATTTGGGTCCCTGGCGGCGCTTCTCGCCAGGTCCGGGGGCCTCGCTCATCTCTCCACGCTCCTAGACGGCTTCCGATCGCAGGCCAGACTGGCATCTGCTGGAGTTTCGGGCGTGAGCCTGGCCCAGGGGTTCTCCGGCCTGCCCAGCATTGTGTCTGCGGGCAGCTTGATCCAGGACGTGCAGTTCCGCTCGAATCTGTtctccgccctcgccatctGGCTCGCGGAGGGCCATCGGGTCGGCAACAGGCTCTCTGTCCTCCTTTG GCCATCCCTTTCCGGCGCTGCCTTCACGGCCTTTggcgccaacgccatcatgccccttctcggcctcggcctggtcCTTCGAGGCTCCAACGCCCTGGACGGGCGTCACGTCCCCGTCGACTCCGCCAAGTCGATCCTGCcctccgtcatcgccggctACGCGATCCCCAcgatcctcgccgccctACCGGTCCGGGACCCGCAGCTCCGGCAGGCTGTCACCCTTGTGGCGTCCACGGCGCCCATCTACTGCGCCGCCCTAGTGAACGGCatctcgtccgtcttccAAAGGGTCCGCGACGTGATTCGGCCCCCCAAGCCCGCGGCTGAGAAGGGCGAAGTTAAGCTGACCGAGCAGGAGGACTTCGTCGCCATGTACCAGAAGAAGGACGTGGCCCCTCTCAAACTCACCTACGCGTTCGCGGCGGGGGTCTGCGCCACCGTCCACGTCGTCAGCACCATCTACGCGTGGTCCGGCTCCAGTGCCGCATCCAGCCCGGTGGCCGGAGGCAACGTGTTGTTCGGCCTGGCCGCGGTTGCGCAGACGCTGTACCTGGCCTGGACCTTGCGCTACGAGGGCTTTGTCACGACGAAGCAGGCGATCCTGGGAGGCCTGGGATCCGTCGCCAGCAGCCTTCTCGTTGGGCCCGGCGCAGCCCTATCGGGCTTCTTCTACTGGCGCGAACACGTCATGTCCAGCCTGGGCAACTAA
- a CDS encoding Putative major facilitator superfamily, MFS transporter superfamily, whose amino-acid sequence MEKPFDGDMDGTGVPINNDTVTDMERSGHTSEASSYIESTEDLVDATKLSPMRKLHIVVAGFTCTFNGNLGSSMPSGALDAISEQFDVSNRIHLILLNSLFMCGYVLGPLLFGPLSEYIGRRPVLIGTYLGYFVFMLACSGAPNYPALLVFRLLSGINAAAPTTVIGGLYADILDDPAVRGNAMAVYMTVTTVGPLIGPIVSGFSSPVSWRWPFWIAGIIAACGLPLVLTLPETYAPVLHNKAAKRQMKRKKGAEGKQQQQQQQQQQQLELKPFEVRKIFLRPMRLLFTEPILLFTSAYLTLAYAVFYLLFQAYPVIFQGFYGLSPGMSGLAFLPVVVGVGLSLVTFCTWTWYHDRETKAGAKWTQNPIYRRLPLACMAAPLMVIALFWLGWTVWPSTSPVVPMLSGILFGWGFNLLFMGMINYLTDVFRQYSASAHAAASMTRSIGAILLPLAANSMYADLGVHWAPSLLGFIALAMGTIPFIFIRFGDRLARSSKTAREAFAIKD is encoded by the exons ATGGAGAAGCCTTTCGATGGAGATATGGACGGAACCGGAGTCCCTATCAACAATGACACAGTGACGGACATGGAGAGGAGCGGCCACACATCAGAGGCTTCGTCTTACATTGAGTCGACAGAGGACTTGGTGGATGCCACGAAGCTTTCGCCG ATGCGCAAGCTACACATTGTAGTCGCCGGTTTTACATGCACTTTCAACGGCAACCTCGGTTCATCGATGCCTTCGGGCGCCCTTGACGCCATCAGCGAGCAGTTCGACGTATCCAACCGCATCCACCTCATCCTGCTCAACTCGCTATTCATGTGCGGCTACGTCCTCGGCCCCTTGCTGTTCGGCCCCTTGAGCGAGTACATTGGCAGACGACCGGTGCTGATCGGGACCTACCTGGGCTATTTCGTCTTCATGCTCGCCTGTTCCGGAGCACCGAACTACCCAGCCTTGCTTGTGTTCCGTCTGCTTTCTGGGATCAACGCAGCCGCCCCAACgaccgtcatcggcggcctctacgccgacatcctcgacgacccagCCGTCAGGGGAAACGCGATGGCCGTATACATGACCGTCACCACGGTGGGTCCCCTCATTGGGCCAATCGTGTCTGGCTTCTCGTCGCCAGTATCCTGGCGCTGGCCCTTCTGGATTGCCGGCATTATCGCCGCCTGCGGCCTACCCCTCGTCCTCACGCTGCCCGAGACGTACGCCCCCGTTCTTCACAACAAGGCTGCGAAGAGGCagatgaagaggaaaaaaggCGCGGAGGgcaagcaacagcagcagcagcagcagcagcagcagcaactcGAGCTGAAGCCTTTCGAAGTCCGCAAAATCTTCCTGCGGCCCATGAGGCTCCTGTTCACTGAACCGATTCTCCTGTTCACTTCTGCGTACCTCACGCTCGCCTACGCTGTCTTCTACCTTCTGTTCCAAGCGTACCCGGTCATCTTCCAAGGGTTCTACGGCCTGTCCCCGGGAATGTCCGGGCTTGCATTCCTGCCAG TCGTTGTCGGAGTCGGCCTATCTCTCGTCACCTTCTGTACATGGACCTGGTACCATGATCGCGAAACCAAGGCCGGCGCGAAGTGGACTCAGAACCCCATCTACCGCAGGCTGCCTCTTGCATGCATGGCCGCTCCCCT AATGGTAATCGCCCTTTTCTGGCTCGGATGGACTGTATGGCCGTCGACATCTCCAGTGGTCCCCATGCTGAGTGGAATTCTCTTCGGATGGGGGTTCAACCTGCTCTTCATGGGCATGATTAACTACTTGACGGACGTTTTCCGGCAGTACTCTGCGTCAGCGCACGCGGCCGCTAGTATGACGCGCTCCATCGGTGCCATCCTGCTGCCCCTTGCTGCGAACAGCATGTACGCCGACTTGGGAGTTCACTGGGCGCCTTCGCTGCTGGGGTTCATCGCCTTGGCGATGGGCACGATTCCGTTCATTTTCATCCGGTTCGGGGATCGCCTCGCGAGAAGTAGCAAGACGGCGCGAGAGGCTTTCGCTATTAAGGACTGA
- a CDS encoding Putative inorganic pyrophosphatase: MSLRSLVAFVALSTLGECAAVGPQGFNYSALSLREVGARNTKDWRIWLEKDGDPISFWHDVPVWPNEGNRQVVNLVVEVPRWQDGKIELKRDEPLNPVVHDTLNDAPRFVESVWPHKSYPFIYGSIPQTWESPNYKHGFTGFIGDNDPVDLFDIGQDRGYVGQVKQVKILGGLALADDNETDWKIIAIDVNDTLAPLINSYEDVEKYRPGTIKTFRDWWTHYKVARGSGVIDIVGDWYQNVTYIQSVIEESHKTWAELIDGQVDSNEINYNQTSRPDVKKSFIEKGSTTARFNIPAESKVEPAAPKPEKYDRWYYLDSNDSLIVVPDGQQMPLNRQEI, encoded by the exons ATGTCTTTGAGGAGTCTTGTTGCATTTGTGGCACTGTCAACTTTAGGCGAGTGCGCAGCCGTAGGTCCTCAGGGCTTCAATTACAGTGCGCTCAGCCTGAGAGAAGTAGGGGCCCGAAACACCAAG GATTGGAGGATATGGCTTGAAAAGGACGGAGACCCAATCTCCTTCTGGCATGATGTCCCCGTCTGGCCTAACGAAGGCAACAGGCAAGTTGTGAACTTGGTGGTCGAGGTGCCTCGCTGGCAAGATGGTAAAATTGAGCTCAAGAGAGATGAGCCGCTGA ATCCTGTTGTTCACGACACGTTGAACGATGCCCCCAGGTTCGTCGAGAGCGTTTGGCCTCACAAGTCTTATCCATTCATCTACGGATCGATCCCTCAAACTTGGGAGAGTCCCAACTACAAGCACGGCTTCACTGGCTTCATTGGGGACAACGACCCGGTGGATCTATTTGACATTGGTCAAGA CCGTGGCTACGTTGGCCAAGTCAAGCAAGTCAAGATCCTCGGGGGTCTTGCTCTGGCTGAT GACAACGAAACGGACTGGAAGATTATCGCAATTGATGTCAATGATACACTCGCGCCACTCATCAACT CGTATGAGGATGTGGAGAAATACCGTCCTGGAACGATCAAGACTTTCCGCGACTGGTGGACT CATTACAAAGTAGCCCGTGGAAGTGGCGTCATCGACATAGTCGGCGATTGGTATCAGAACGTGACTTACATTCAGAGCGTCATCGAGGAGAGCCACAAGACGTGGGCAGAATTGATCGACGGACAGGTGGACTCGAATGAGATCAACTACAACCAGACATCACGACCGGATGTCAAGAAGAGCTTCATCGAAAAGGGGTCGACCACGGCTAGGTTCAACATTCCCGCCGAGAGCAAGGTTGAGCCGGCAGCACCGAAGCCAGAGAAGTACGACCGCTGGTATTATCTGGACAGCAACGACAGCCTCATCGTGGTTCCCGACGGCCAACAGATGCCTCTCAACAGACAAGAGATCTGA
- a CDS encoding Putative like-Sm (LSM) domain containing protein, LSm4/SmD1/SmD3 — protein MLQLSARRLVSLPSLFTAPAIATSYLPPPRQPTTQPTTQLNNPDTAKMTSTIGIPIKLLNEAQGHIVTLEITSGQTYRGKLLEAEDNMNVQLKDITVTARDGRVSHLDQVYIRGSHVRFFIVPDMLRNAPMFRSRNVRGRGVGMARGRATVSRARASGRGGR, from the exons ATGCTCCAGCTATCTGCGCGCCGTCTTGTCTCGCTGCCTTCACTTTTCACTGCACCCGCGATCGCGACAAGCTATCTGCCCCCCCCACGACAGCCCACGACACAACCCACGACACAGCTCAACAACCCCGACACCGCAAAGATGACTTCCACCATTGGAATCCCCATTAAGCTTCTCAACGAGGCTCAG GGCCACATCGTCACCCTCGAGATCACCTCCGGCCAGACATACCGCGGCAAGCTGCTCGAAG CCGAAGACAACATGAACGTCCAGCTCAAGgacatcaccgtcaccgcccgcgacggccgcgtcTCTCACCTCGACCAGGTCTACATCCGCGGCTCCCACGTGCGCTTCTTCATCGTCCCGGACATGCTTCGCAACGCCCCCATGTTCCGTTCCCGCAACGTCCGCGGCCGCGGTGTCGGTatggcccgtggccgcgcCACCGTCAGCAGGGCCCGCGCCAGCGGTCGCGGCGGTCGCTAA
- a CDS encoding uncharacterized protein (Putative zn(2)Cys(6) fungal-type DNA-binding domain, transcription factor domain, fungi): MRGLSDRLSLACVSADGRACVTCHQRKVRCDILIRGTPCSKCQANDVSDCRIFEKKKTRSSSARVSQSSSHVPLQPRTTSDSRPTTTTPTASNSASPWITVAGEPGPRANAATTDFAAQTHYATELATRNLADFLDGEETGVQEILPSGRLYFIGTEFSNLNYLVRQRSHRPDQNVLHFGSHPLAPRMSSVPPEALELPTKALADDLVQAYFVHVNRGFPIVDEDYFMKKYNNVEISSDTVRPRPLSLLLLNSILLVGAHVLSPQREDLKALKPVFFKRAKALFDCRFEQHRETYLQAALLLTWQCDDLEDVVSNSWHWVGSAARTAFGMGMHRDVTPSSLNIMDKRLWMRLWWTLYQFDVLVSMAHGRPQAIHLDESDVPMIEEHHLEDTPEAEATFIVQHTRLCIIFAKAMRKRVALRSSADDRAKATREADTALAELVTNLPERLQLSQGEPDIWQSTFHLTYNNFLILLHRPSPRPVPDQSRSPADAGTDLSICSDAAATISSIFESLRKRDMLFGLWLPSIHVLFTSLVHASTQMHAGNPIVAAKSRRHCESMIQTLHSLKSQWLYAQSILNLFEPRRLRGRGHSQANRLNEPVGDVGTGMDHAARQNANARVSMPPDLPRYENGNLTGSLSSAEHTSRPLSSGPTYMAPAAQVQGFPRSQEGHQYTGILNGDESQAGQFYGTDFLGDELGLGDADGMDMLPLPSALEFLLAGAGSHFDF, encoded by the exons ATGAGGGGCCTTTCTGACCGACTTTCTCTTGCTTGTGTTTCTGCAGATGGGAGAGCCTGCGTAACTTGTCATCAGAGGAAGGTCCGTTGCGACATCCTGATAAGAGGCACGCCATGCTCCAAATGCCAGGCAAACGACGTATCCGACTGTCGGATctttgagaagaagaagactagATCATCTTCGGCCAGGGTGTCTCAGAGCTCCTCCCATGTCCCGCTGCAGCCCCGGACAACATCCGACTCTCGGCCTACGACTACGACGCCCACGGCCTCGAATTCAGCCAGCCCGTGGATAACCGTCGCCGGGGAGCCGGGTCCTCGAGCAAACGCAGCAACAACAGACTTCGCGGCCCAGACTCACTACGCCACTGAGCTGGCAACGCGGAACCTGGCCGACTTTCTCGACGGAGAAGAGACGGGAGTTCAGGAGATCCTGCCCAGCGGCCGCCTCTACTTCATTGGCACCGAGTTCTCCAACCTCAACTACCTCGTGCGCCAGCGGTCTCACCGACCAGACCAGAATGTGTTGCATTTCGGAAGCCACCCTCTGGCCCCAAGAATGTCATCGGTGCCCCCGGAGGCCCTCGAACTACCCACCAAGGCCTTGGCGGATGACCTTGTTCAGGCCTACTTCGTTCACGTGAACCGAGGCTtccccatcgtcgacgaggactaCTTCATGAAGAAGTACAACAATGTCGAGATCAGTTCGGACACAGTACGGCCCAGGCCGCTGTCTCTTCTCCTACTGAACTCTATCCTGCTCGTCGGGGCACATGTCCTCTCTCCTCAACGCGAAGACCTGAAAGCGCTGAAGCCGGTCTTCTTCAAGCGGGCGAAGGCCCTGTTCGACTGTCGCTTTGAGCAGCACCGTGAAACGTACTTGCAAGCTGCTCTCCTGCTTACATGGCAGTGCGATGATCTCGAAGACGTTGTTTCCAATTCGTGGCACTGGGTGGGGAGCGCCGCCCGGACGGCCTTTGGGATGGGCATGCACCGGGACGTTACGCCGTCCAGTCTGAACATCATGGACAAACGCCTGTGGATGAGGTTGTGGTGGACGCTCTATCAATTCGACGTGCTGGTTTCTATGGCCCACGGTCGACCCCAAGCAAT CCACTTGGACGAATCCGATGTGCCAATGATCGAAGAACACCATCTGGAAGATACACCCGAGGCAGAAGCCACGTTCATCGTTCAACACACTCGCTTATGCATCATATTCGCCAAGGCGATGAGGAAGCGCGTCGCCCTGCGGTCTTCAGCGGACGACCGCGCCAAAGCCACCAGAGAAGCCGacaccgccctcgccgagctggtcACGAATCTGCCGGAGAGGCTTCAGTTGTCCCAGGGCGAGCCGGACATCTGGCAGTCGACATTCCACCTCACCTACAACAACTTTCTCATCCTGCTCCACCGGCCGTCGCCCCGCCCGGTCCCGGACCAGTCTCGCTCCCCTGCCGACGCGGGCACCGACCTAAGCATCTGCTCCGACGCTGCAGCCACCATCAGCTCTATCTTCGAGTCCCTCCGCAAGAGGGACATGCTCTTCGGCCTGTGGCTGCCCAGCATCCATGTGCTCTTCACGTCCCTAGTCCACGCATCGACGCAGATGCACGCGGGCAACCCGATCGTGGCGGCCAAGTCCAGACGACACTGCGAATCCATGATCCAGACACTACACTCGCTGAAGAGCCAGTGGCTATATGCACAGAGCATTCTGAATCTATTTGAGCCGCGGCGTTTGCGGGGCCGCGGTCACTCTCAGGCAAATCGCCTGAACGAACCAGTTGGCGATGTCGGCACTGGTATGGACCATGCCGCTCGCCAAAACGCCAACGCCAGGGTTTCGATGCCCCCAGACCTGCCCCGATACGAAAATGGGAACCTGACCGGCTCGTTGTCCTCGGCCGAGCACACGAGTCGGCCTCTCAGCTCCGGGCCGACGTACATGGCGCCCGCCGCGCAGGTCCAGGGGTTTCCGAGGAGCCAGGAGGGGCACCAGTACACGGGGAtcctcaacggcgacgagTCCCAGGCTGGCCAGTTCTACGGCACGGACTTCTTGGGAGACGAATTGGGCCTCGGTGACGCGGATGGGATGGACATGCTGCCGCTCCCGTCGGCTTTGGAGTTCTTGTTGGCGGGTGCCGGTAGTCACTTTGACTTTTGA